The stretch of DNA CTCGTCGAAGTCGTAGCGAATCCAGCACGGCTTGTCGCTGCGGTAACGCTCCTGGTTGTCGGGCTTGGCGAGGCGTCCTGCACCGGGATCACCAGCGCTCGTCGTCACCGTTGGAGGCTGCGAGGCGCTGTCGACGCCATGGCCTACTGGACAGGGGAGAGCCAATGTCGCGATGTCTCGGTAGTAGCCTTCGCGGGTCTCGGGTTGCGGCAGCTCGATGTCGATTTGCAGTCCGCCACTGAACGTGGCTTCGCTCCAGACGACTTTCTGCATCGAGAACTCGGGCGTGATCCATGGCCCACCAGCCGTCGCAAAGCCGTCGCAGAGGTGCATGCCGAGTTGCAGGTCGAGCCGATCTGCCTCGCGCGCGGCGTGACGGATCATCCGCCAGAAGCGCGGCGAGAGCTGAGTCGCAGGCGGCTCGTAAGCGGGTGGCGTGGCTGGGCCCTGGATTGGCATCAGGTACGCGCCGCCGAGTCCGGCGTCGCGCATCGCTTCGAGGTCAGCGGTGATCCCCTCGGGGCTCACCGCGCCGTGCATCCAGTACCAGAAGACCCACGGCCGCGCATCGGCGGGGGGGGCGTCGAACGCGGCTTCGAGTTGCTCGATCGTCTGCGCCGCTATGTTCGACGCGCCGAGCACCAGCGACACGCAAGCCACGAGAAGACGGACGCGCGAGAACGTCGAGCGACGTACGTCACGCAGCCACATACGGAGTCGACCGAAGGGAAAAGATTGGGGGCAATCGGCCTCGAAAGCGAGCATCTCTCTATCGTATCCAGGGCTCGGTGATGGCCGGTGAATTGGGGCCTTCTTTTGCGTCAGGGCGGGTTGTCGATAAGAACGCGATGAGGGTGGCGAGGTTTGTTTTGTTTTTGGCCACCGCATCGGTTAAAATACTTGACTAACGAGTTGTTCTCTGTCAGCCATCGCATTCAGGTTGGGCGCCGTGCGTGCATTTCTCACCCTGCTGACGCTGCTGATCGCGCTGACGGCGTTCGGGCAGACTTACCGGTTCGAGGCCGAGACCGGCGTCATCACCACGTCCGGTTCGAACACCCGGGTCGCGTCGTCGGTCGCGGGCTACTCGGGGACCGGGTACGTCACGGGGTTTCCGAATCAAGACCCGGTGGTCGATCTGCTCACCGTGCCGGCTTCGCTCGATGAGGGGCTCTACGACCTCTACGTCGGCTACCGCGCGCCGTTCGGGCCGAAGGGCTACGAACTGTTGGTTGGTGATGAGGCCTCATCGGGGATGTTCGGCGAGTCGAGTGCGTTCGCCGAGCACTTCGGCGGTCAGTTCTACCTCGATCAGGGAGCGCTGGATGTCCGCGTCAGTGAGGGGTGGGGCTACTACGACATCGATTACTTCGAGTTCCGCTCGGCCGAAGTCCGCAGGCCGCTGCCCGTTGAGCCGGTGTTGTCGAACCCCACGGCGACGCCACGCACGCGGTACCTGATGAACTACCTTGCGGATAACTACGGCACACAGACCCTCTTTGGTCAGCAACGCGAGTACTACAACCCGCCGGCAATCATGACCCCGGGGGTGCTCAGTCACACCGGCGGGATGTTTCCGGCAATTGTCGGCGGCGATTTGTCGGACTACTCGCCGTCACGCGTCGCGTTCGGCGCCAACGCCAACGGCGAGTCGGAACGGTTGATTAACTGGGCGCAGCAATCGGGTGGCATTGTCAGCCTGATGTGGCACTGGAATGCCCCAACGGGCCTGATCAACCAGCCAGGCCAAGAATGGTGGCGGGGCTTCTACACCGACGCGACGACGTTCGACGTGGGCGCGGCGTTGGCGGACCCGGCGTCGCCGGAGTACGCGCTGCTGCTGCGCGACATCGACGCCATCTCGGACGAACTGCTGAAGTTCAAGGCGGCGGACGTCCCCGTGCTCTGGCGGCCGCTGCACGAGGCGCAGGGCAACGACTCTGGCGCGTGGTTCTGGTGGGGCGCCAGCGGGCCCGACGCCCTCAAGGAGCTGTGGGGGCTGATGTACGACCGGATGACCAACCATCACGGCCTCGACAACCTGATCTGGGTTTCGACCGCCCAAGTCGAGGCGTCGAACTGGCAAGAGTGGTACCCCGGTCATGACCAAGTCGATATCGTCGGCGTCGACATCTACAGCAACGACCCGACCGACAACATGAGCCCGCAGTGGCTGGAGTTGTTGAACGAATTCGACGGCGAGAAGCTGATCGCCCTCAGCGAGACGGGCTCGTTACCTCCGCAGGAAGTGATGGAGCGTTACGGCGTCTCGTTCAGTTACATGCTCCCTTGGAATGAAGACTTTCTGACCAACGATCAGTCGGCGGCGACGGTGCAGGGGATCATCGGCGACGACGACGTCGTGGTGCTCAGCGAGCTGGCGACAATGCCCTGGCGGCAGATCAATCCCGCGGCGGCCGGAGATTACAACGGCGACGGCAGCGTGGACTCAGCCGATTACGACGTATGGACCGCGATGT from Botrimarina mediterranea encodes:
- a CDS encoding glycosyl hydrolase; protein product: MRAFLTLLTLLIALTAFGQTYRFEAETGVITTSGSNTRVASSVAGYSGTGYVTGFPNQDPVVDLLTVPASLDEGLYDLYVGYRAPFGPKGYELLVGDEASSGMFGESSAFAEHFGGQFYLDQGALDVRVSEGWGYYDIDYFEFRSAEVRRPLPVEPVLSNPTATPRTRYLMNYLADNYGTQTLFGQQREYYNPPAIMTPGVLSHTGGMFPAIVGGDLSDYSPSRVAFGANANGESERLINWAQQSGGIVSLMWHWNAPTGLINQPGQEWWRGFYTDATTFDVGAALADPASPEYALLLRDIDAISDELLKFKAADVPVLWRPLHEAQGNDSGAWFWWGASGPDALKELWGLMYDRMTNHHGLDNLIWVSTAQVEASNWQEWYPGHDQVDIVGVDIYSNDPTDNMSPQWLELLNEFDGEKLIALSETGSLPPQEVMERYGVSFSYMLPWNEDFLTNDQSAATVQGIIGDDDVVVLSELATMPWRQINPAAAGDYNGDGSVDSADYDVWTAMYGLTGGAPADGNGDGVVDAVDYTVWRDAMAAAVLAVPEPSALTLCAGLIGSLITKSRSPRRESWEPSLDPVHSHDSRRGLSN